GTAACCGGATTCGGGAATATTTCCAATCCTGTCGGTTTTAACTCCGGATTATGGATACCCACCAGTTCCGTTCCGGTAATCAGGATATCATCAACTTCCCAGGTAGCACTTTCTGAAGCGTTTGAAGTATATTTGAATGCAACATAAACAGCATTTCCGTTATAAGCGGAAACATCTATATCTCCGGAGAATGTCCATTCCCAGCTTCCGCCGGAAAGGGTTCCGGTAAGGCTGGTCCATGTGCCCGATGCCGGATTGCCAGAACCATCGTAATCGGTAGAGATCAGAACTTCCAGTTCCGGTCCGGTGTAGTTTTGTGCAGTAAAAAAAGACAGGAGTTCGTTTTCATAATTTGAGAAGTTCATGGCAGGTGAAATAAGCCAGTCTTCATTGGCATTTGATCCCCCTTCGTACCCGCTCATTCTTGCACATGGAGTCCCCTCCAAACCGTAATTGTTGTCTCTTTCCCAAACCTGGGCTCCTGTGACGCTGACCGCTGTCCAGGCACCCCAGCTATTGTTGAAGTTTTCCGTTTCAATTACTGCGATGTTTGCAGTGGTTGCCTGTGCTTCAGGCCAGGCACCGTCTGTTTTGTAATTGATGTTTGCCCCACCGTTGGTGTAAGGGAAAATGGCAAAATGATACGTGGAGTTACCTTCAAGGCCGGCAAAAGTGCAGGTTTCAACTCCATAAAACACATTAAGTGCCCCGGTCCCGTCGCTGAGATCAGTATCGTCCTCTACCGGTGTCCCATCCACAGGAGGCACAATATTATCGGTACTGCTTGCGAGCACCAGGTAGGCTCCCGGAAGTTGGGTTCCGGTTGCATCCAGCCAGGAAAGGGTAATGGACACATTTTCCGGGGTAGCGATGAAATTCACAGGATAAGCGGATGGCTCCGGATCAACCCCGGCCTGCTCCACAACGAAATCATCATAATAAACCGAACCGCCGAAAACGTTATCCTGCTTATAAACCCTCACCTCGAACCTGAATGCATCCGCGGTAGCCGGTGCGGTTAGTGTTACATCAAAAACCTGCCAGTCGGGATTGTCTTCCGAATAAACATTAGGCCTTAATTCAGCCTCATTGGCAGTCAGAGTTGAGCCCCCGCTTAGCCAGTATGACCATATCCTTGTCCTTGCTTCAG
The window above is part of the Bacteroidota bacterium genome. Proteins encoded here:
- a CDS encoding choice-of-anchor J domain-containing protein, which produces MKRYLLTIALIAGSWGLLFSQNLVQNGGLESWVNPTTPENWDKAENISQSDVIVFSGMYSAEHTSADATKDLQQDVEGIIEGVNYHISYRYFDNDPEARTRIWSYWLSGGSTLTANEAELRPNVYSEDNPDWQVFDVTLTAPATADAFRFEVRVYKQDNVFGGSVYYDDFVVEQAGVDPEPSAYPVNFIATPENVSITLSWLDATGTQLPGAYLVLASSTDNIVPPVDGTPVEDDTDLSDGTGALNVFYGVETCTFAGLEGNSTYHFAIFPYTNGGANINYKTDGAWPEAQATTANIAVIETENFNNSWGAWTAVSVTGAQVWERDNNYGLEGTPCARMSGYEGGSNANEDWLISPAMNFSNYENELLSFFTAQNYTGPELEVLISTDYDGSGNPASGTWTSLTGTLSGGSWEWTFSGDIDVSAYNGNAVYVAFKYTSNASESATWEVDDILITGTELVGIHNPELKPTGLEIFPNPVTESFTVMTSGDLTLEKIEVYSITGKLIWTSGKDGIPPAISAQTWKTGTYLLVGTFSDGSAYSTKFLKQ